The sequence tcatcatgtcacaaagGATATGTTGGGTGCTGGTGGCAATCCCCTATCTCTGAAGCACAATTGTTTCTCTTCTCAccaccataaagatttttaatttatccttctgtggctacagtgtcatcaggcatttctactgtgacgGTCTCCCCTTGTTATCCTTGCTCTGCTCAAACACACATGAAATCGAATTGATCATTCTTATTTTAGCagcttttgattttatttcatcTCTCCTAATTGTTCTCGTTTCCAACCTCCTCGTTCTTGCAGCCATTCTCAGAATAAACTCAGCTGAgggcaggcacaaggccttctccacctgtggatcccacctgactgtggtggtagtgttctatgggactttaagCTTTACGTATGTACAGCCCAAGTCCAGTCATTCCTTTGATACTGATAAaatggcttccatattttacaccctggttatccccatgttgaatcccttgatctacAGTTTGAGAAATAAAGATGTAAAATATGCTTTACATAGGATATTAGGAGTGTTATGTaatatattttctcaaagttcactATACCATGTCTTTCATATACATTATGCTATgggctttaaatatttttctgtgtgCCTCCGGTGCGGATACCAAGCACAAAAACACAGATAAGCTCAATCAATGTTTCTATATTGCTGTCTACCAGTCAGTCTTCTAAGAGCTGTAAATACAGtaataaataaaccaataaaaattGTTGTCTTCCTTATGCAGGAGAGATGTATTATATGCATAATTAAGTAATTGTATAGTATAGTGAATGTGTTGGGGGCCaacagatttcaaaagaaaaagaagaatagtgagtgtgtatatgtgtgcagaCATGCACACCTTCTGTTTTAGTGCTCGTACTCTGCCCCGAGGTGGCTAATTCTAATTTGAAGAAGGCTCAACAGTGTGGTGGGATGATTTGAAGAACTACTCATTCAACCGAATTTTCTAAAACATCCATTTCCTAAATCCTGAAATCCCTCTCTTTCATCATCAATGCCTTTACTTTCATATTCGAGCCCTTAGAGGCTGTttactttgttattatttttataatactaATAAAAAGAGTACAAAATAAAGTTATTATGTTCAAAAGGATCAGCTCAGCATCTGCTTTTGTCTAAATCAACCCATTTTGTCTACATCAGTGGATATACCAGTTAAGATAAATTTATTGATGTCAGCCACAGAAGTTTCCAGGtttttacgtttttttttttttttctctaccagACTGGTATTGATTCCTAAATTGTTATCCTTATCTCTTTAGAaaacaaccctggtggcatagtggttaagtgctacggctgccaaccaaagggtcagcagttcaaatcctccaggcgctccttggaaactctgtggggaagctctactctgtcctatagggtcgctatgagtcggaaacgactcgacggcactgggtttttttgtctgGGACTCTTGTTTAAAGggtattttctaattgtttaagcATCCTTGCATAAGAAGTTTATTTTATGATGAGATGGGTTCcttgtcttgtttttgtttggcCGAATTTCCTCAAATTTGGTTAATATGAGTGGGCACTATATTTTGATCAGGATCTATTGTTTGAATTCATCATTTTGATTATTCCGTTTGGAAGAAGCAAAAGGAGATAATCCCAAGGTTTGGACTATGCTGTGTTTCTGGTGAGTGAGGTGCGATATGTAGCTTTTTACATATTTGCCAGGGTTTCCGGACATAGTTACTCTATATTCCCTATGAATTTTCCATCcacatttttttatctttattctttAAACCTTCCAAAATTTCTTAATCAGAAAAAATTAAGTAGATTTTAGATACATTAAgattgtctattaaaaaaaaaggaaaccctggtggcttagtggttaagtgctacagctgctaaccaaagggtcggcagtttgaatccaccaggtgctccttggaaaccctatggggcagttctaccctgtcctatagggtcgctatgagtaggaatagactcgacggcactgggttttggttttattattaaaaaaaattcaatctgaATTTTAGGTTAGGACCATATGAGGAGGGCATATGATAAATTTCCACCTATGTAGAGACTAGATAAattacatgagaaaaaaaaatggctgctAAAGAggataaaaaatggaaatttaaaatagTCTCCATCCATCCCAAGATCAATTCCAAGTAGCTTGATTGAGTAATTCTATTAAACAtttagggaaaacaaaaaatccaatacTATACAAATTCTTCCAGAAAACTGAAGAGGAGGGTAGGGTATATTGCCATTTTCTATATGAGGATAGCTTTACCCTGATATCAAATACAgttgaaaacattaaaagaaaagaaaataacagagcaTATAtgtgaaaaacctaaagaataaaATGGAGAAATTGAGTCTTGCAATAGGTAAAGACACTAATATACCCAATTAGGTGTTACCCAAGAATGTATGATTGTTTTTTAAATAGCAGTTACTGGCATTCACCATAATAACAAATTAGAATGGAAAAGCAATGCCACATAAatacatgtagaaaaaaatttaaagcccCGTATTGTGATAAAATTTTGACCAAACTAACACTAAAGATAATAtttacagaaagtggaaattatcataCAATATCACTATTGTCACACACAAGGAAGActttgcagatcattcaaaagcagttgccacGGTAcattaacaggaaactgccagaaattcaagccatattcagaagaggacatggaaaaagggatatcattgctgatattagatggatcacggctgaaagcagagaataccagaaagatgtttacctgcatttcattgactatgcaaaggcattcgactgtatggatcataatgaattatggataacactgcaaaaagtgggaattctagaacacttaattattgtgctcatgaggaacttttacttagaccaagaggcagtcatttaaacagaacaaggggatactgcgtggtttaaagtcaagcaAGGCGTGTgctagggttgtatcttttcaccatatttattcaatctgtatggcgAGAAAtattctaagaagctggactgcatgaaaaagaacaaggcatcaagattgcaggaagactcattaacatatgcaaaatgcagatgacacaattttgtttgctgaaagtaaagaggacttgaagtacttactgatgaagatcaaagaccacagcgttcagtatgcattaaacttcaacataaaggaaacaaaaaggttgaagccatcaaggatttcattttacttgaatccaaaatgaaagcccatggaaacagtagtaaAGGAATCAAATGACAGTTTCcaatgggaaaatctgctgcaaaagatctttttaaagtgttaaaaagcaaataggtcactttaaggactaaggtgtgcctggcccaagccatagtgttttcgcTTGGCCCATATGAATGCTAAacatggacagtgaataaagaaggccctcaaacatggattggactggacaatgggttggagggggatgctggtaaggagtgagcttcttggatcaggtggacacttaagactaggttggcatctcctgcctggaggggagatgagagggtagagggagttagaagctggtgaaatggacacgaaaagagagagtggagggagagcgggctgtctcattagggggagagtaattgggagtatgtagcaaagtgtatataagtttttgtgtgagagactgacttgatttgtaaactttcacttaaaaattgtgacacaataaaaattatatatataaaaaaagaaggcccaagaagagctgatgcctttgaataatggtgttgatgaagaatactgaatatacaatggactgccagaagaaaggaaaaaaatctatcttggaagaggtacaaccaaaatgcttacTAGAAGCAACCATGGCAAGACTTTTAACTCACAAATTTGGACATtgtatcaggagggagcagtccctggagaaggacatcatgcttggtaaagaagagggtcagtgaaaaagaggaagaccctcaacgaaagggattgacacagtggctggaacaatgggctcaagcatagcaacaattgtgaggatggctcaggagctggcagtgtttacttctgttgtacacagggttgctatgagtcagaaccgaatccatggcacctaacaacaacaacagttattatTGAATATCAACTGTCAATTTGATGAGACTCAGACTTCATAAGTTggtgaaatcttcaatttcctcatctttgaattagtattgggtgtgtaaattttaataatagtagtattaactggtattccctgtaggcatatggatattaccctatcattgacatcattgtacttcaggatacttcaggatagatcttgaaattttttttttttttttttttttttgacgatgagtgcaaagccattcctcttcaacttgtcattcctggcatggtatgccatatgattgtccagttcaaaacaGACAATATcagtccagttcagctcacttagaccatttcattttttaagaattctGATTTCTAATGTtcaaactttgtacattccatgttctgattattattagatgtttgcagttgttacttctgtttttgagtcatgccaataAAATAGAACATGTtaatctaataaaataaaataaagagaagtCTTAAAGAGACAATTTCCAAAAAAAGGAGGAGTTGGATTGACTAATATCTGTCCCTgaagtaaatacatatatagagagagagaataaaacacaaagaaacagtatatcatatatatgaaatgtattaattttattCCATGTAAAAACATTACTGAAATGGGGGAATATCAAGTGGTCTGTcctaaaagtaaaatattttaatccaGATCCCTTGATGGGACAAATTGAAAGCTGActgagaataaatgaataaacatgtCTAAAAGAAACTAActccctggtgaattcaaattgttTAGAAAATTAACAGACACTGTAGATGTTTTGTTAAGCTTTCAAGTGCTTCAGACATGATTAAAACATTGCTTGGTATCTCCTCAGGGAGAGGCTTAAAGGCCGAGAGAATGCTATAAATCCTTCCCACTATGCCATGTTAAGAAGTGCATGGGGTGTTAAAACAGATTCTTTACAGGAaaaaggtagatttttttttttttttgtagtgccaTGTTTTACTAATAACTGGAATGCTTTAGTGACATTTTTGAGGCTCCACTTTTcatacccagtaacccagtgccattgagtcgattccataggtgggaaaatattaagaaatttGATTGAGTTCTTGATACGTTTTGTGTGAGATGAATGTGGATTTCATGTACTCACTTTTATAATACAATTTAAAGCTATGAaatttaatttctgcatttgtctGCTAATAGCCTACACAGAGACTGTTCTGCTCATGGTATTGGTAATAGATATAGGatggatagataaatagatatgtAGATCGATAAATAGAAAAGTAGATCGATAGATGATGTatagattgattgattgattggtaGGTAGGCAGATGCACGTACATACTTATGAAGTAGTGATGATCATGATGTTTTAAAGCTACAGTTCTGTTATATCAACCAGTAAGGctattcttatattttaaaacaacTCTGGTATACtcagatacattttttaaagattatacgGAAATTTTTCTGTGATATCACATGGCACATAGGAATTCCAATGTTTAATGGGACATAGTTCATGTTCAAAAAGATCCTAAGTACCTTGCAATAATTCGCATATATGTCATAACCAGtatatttcctttttctcctaTGCTATTGTGTTATATAgtgattttttaaacttttttttcataaaaagtaAAGGATTCTTTTTTTATAAGAAGGAGTTTATGACatcaatttttcattatttgttcaGATTTCCTCATATAGCCTAGGTTTCCttgtgagaaaaaaatatatatctgattTGTTAGAAAAAGCTTAAAATGTGTCAGTTACAATACAAATGCCCAATTGCAGGAGAAAGCATTTTAAGGAGaccaaaaaagaaactaaagaatGACGCTGTTAGACACTTTAGTCATAGAACGGGTATTATGGACTATGGAGGTGGGGTCAGTTACAAGGATAACATCTTAATGAACCTATTTGTCATGAATATGGTAACAAAGAACTTAAAGCACAGTTCAGAAGAATTTACATATAAATaccttaaaaatcaaaacaattaacaacaataaaaaaatttcaacTAATTACTGTCTACATCCAAAaaagatagatgatgatgatagatagatagatagacagaaagacagacagatagacaaatAGTCCCAGGCACACACTATTTTATTTTCAAGTATCGTAGACACATTGAAGAACTTAATTCTCATTCATCCTTTCTAACAACCCTGCAAGAAAGTGTTGGAATATGATTTTTTTCAGGTGGGAATAAATAGGTTCATATAACACGTGTTATTAGCCCAAAGTATCTCTTTGTATATACTACAAATGGAGGTATAGCAGAGGTTGCATCTATCTACATAAATCTCTAGGAATGTTTTCatgtataaagacaaataatcccaATTGTCATcaatcatatatatgtgtgtatatatacatgtatatacatatatatatccaaaaTCTGTCTAGTACGTTGACTGTTCCAACCTGGACTATCTATAGTCATGAGTTTTCATAATGTAATGTTTTGAAATAGAGAATGCAAAATGTTTAGATGCATTTTTTTAGGTATACgaaaaagacaaaagttttaaGAAGAGTACAGTAAATATCCATGTACCTTACATGTAAATATTTAAcatattattcatttttgtttcatcTATCAATGTATCAACCAATCTATTTAAcacgtatatgtgtatatgtgtgtgcaaaaTTTATGAAAGTTGTGTATGTATTCAAATATCCTAAAATGAAAACTTTGAATTTACAGTAGACATACTGGCTTTGTATACTAAAAACCTACCGGATGATACTACATAAAAGCTATTGATGATGCTCAAGTCTCTTTTTACAGTAGGTTTCTAGATGGACAAGCATAATCTAACAgtgctgaatgaattcattctgaaGGGAATCGCAGACCGTCCAGAGTTGCAAGCTCCATTGTtcgggctgttcctcatcatctacatgatctcagtggtgggcaacttgggcatcatcatcctcaccaagatggactccaagctacaaagccccatgtacttttttctcagacacctggctatcactgatcttggtgATTCAACAACTGTGGGACCAAAAATGCTAGTCAATTTTGTGGTCAATGAAAACacaatctcctattatttttgtgctataCAGCTAGCTTTCTTTATTATGTTTCTAAATAGTGAATTTTTTATCCTGTCAGcaatgtcctatgaccgctatgtggccatctgtaaccctctgctctacacagtcatcatgtcacaGAGGAGGTGTTGGGTGTTGGTTTCAATCACCTATCTCTACAgcacatttgtttctcttctgatCACCat comes from Elephas maximus indicus isolate mEleMax1 chromosome 7, mEleMax1 primary haplotype, whole genome shotgun sequence and encodes:
- the LOC126080229 gene encoding olfactory receptor 8K3-like gives rise to the protein MDKHNLTVLNEFILKGIADRPELQAPLFGLFLIIYMISVVGNLGIIILTKMDSKLQSPMYFFLRHLAITDLGDSTTVGPKMLVNFVVNENTISYYFCAIQLAFFIMFLNSEFFILSAMSYDRYVAICNPLLYTVIMSQRRCWVLVSITYLYSTFVSLLITMKIFNLSFCGYSVIRHFYCDGLPLVSLLCSNTLEIKLIILALAAFDLISSLLIVLVSYILIIVAILRMNSAEGGHKAFSTCGSHLTVVVMFYGTLIFMYVQPKSSHSFDTDKVASIFYTLVIPMLNPLIYSLRNKDVKYALHRTLGQLCNLFSQRLLYYDS